A single genomic interval of Helianthus annuus cultivar XRQ/B chromosome 13, HanXRQr2.0-SUNRISE, whole genome shotgun sequence harbors:
- the LOC110901540 gene encoding uncharacterized protein LOC110901540, giving the protein MVRFIGDTSVKPEDRPDILCRLFKMKLDALIKDLKEKKFLGDINAVVYTVEFQKRGLPHAHLCVYMKADHKVPTVEHINPFISAEIPDKNEDPELYSLVCEFMIHGPCGQANLKCPCMVGNRCSKNFPKKFLEATSVDSDGFPLYRRRDDGHTVIKKGVTLDNRSVVPYNKRLLRRYQAHINVEWCNQAGSIKYLFKYINNGPDRATVAVIDSDRGIEEEIPKDEIKEYYEARYVSACEATWRIFACEVHYRYPSVMRLPFHLPGQQNVVFNGEDDIEDVLNKPQVNSSIFLEWMNMNKKPETLKLTYVEFPSKYVWKLKDRCWQPRKNYVVVGRLYSVSPSLGEAYYLRILLTKVKGPRSFEEIRTYEGVLYPTFRDACYARGLLDDNNEYIECIKEASFTGNGHYLRSLFGTLLLSNTLSRPEIVWEKTWEFLSEDILYNMRKDSGFSGFAVSDERLKNITLSKIENYLIHNGSSLHRFSPMPVPDEDSTLYEANRLINEELSWDKDEVRVEFNKLHNSLNDDQRAVYNEIMSAVGCKTFLWKTLVASIRCNGHIVVNVASSGIASLLLSRGRTAHSRFHIPINLTEDSICNIKPNSEIANLLDEAKLIIWDEAPMVHKHAFEALDRTLKDVLSVSDSRNSELPFGGKTIVFGGDFRQILPVVQNGIRQDIVHASLCSSYIWSTCKVLKLTRNMRLSVGSSNIGDGNEGDSTIEIPNDLLITDSTDPIQSLIDFVYPSVPDRFKDRDYFSERAILAPKNEVVHCINDRLLALFPGEEVEYLSSDSLYPTEEINDPLHQDLYNPDVLNSLIVSGLPNHRLVLKLGVPVMLLRNIDQQNGLCNGTRLQITRLGKRVIEAEILSGGNVGSRTYIPRISMIPSDKKIPFKFQRRQFPITVCFAMTINKSQGQSLSRVGLYLRDPVFSHGQLYVALSRVKTRDGVKLFISDKDGRPTNTTVNVIYKEIFGKL; this is encoded by the exons ATGGTAAGGTTTATTGGTGACACATCAGTTAAGCCTGAAGACAGACCCGACATTCTTTGTAGATTGTTTAAGATGAAGCTTGATGCATTGATAAAAGACCTTAAGGAAAAAAAATTTCTTGGCGATATTAATGCTG TTGTTTACACCGTTGAATTTCAAAAGCGTGGTCTGCCACATGCTcatttatgtgtttatatgaaaGCTGATCATAAGGTTCCTACTGTTGAACATATTAACCCTTTTATCTCAGCTGAGATTCCTGATAAAAATGAAGATCCTGAATTATATTCTCTGGTCTGTGAGTTCATGATTCATGGTCCATGTGGACAGGCTAACTTGAAATGTCCATGCATGGTAGGAAACCGTTGTTCTAAGAACTTTCCAAAGAAGTTTTTGGAGGCTACTTCTGTTGATTCAGATGGATTTCCGCTTTATAGGCGAAGAGACGATGGTCACACAGTTATTAAGAAGGGTGTCACATTGGACAACAGGAGCGTCGTTCCATACAACAAAAGGCTTCTTAGAAGATATCAGGCGCACATCAATGTGGAGTGGTGCAATCAGGCAGGTTCAATTAAGTATTTATTTAAATACATTAATAATGGACCAGATAGAGCCACTGTTGCTGTTATAGATTCAGACAGAGGCATTGAGGAGGAGATACCGAAAGATGAAATAAAAGAATATTACGAGGCAAGATATGTTTCTGCATGTGAAGCGACTTGGAGAATATTTGCATGTGAAGTTCACTATCGGTATCCGTCTGTTATGAGGTTACCATTTCATCTTCCAGGCCAGCAAAATGTAGTTTTCAATGGTGAAGATGATATTGAAGATGTGCTAAACAAACCACAGGTTAATTCTTCTATTTTTTTGGAGTGgatgaacatgaacaaaaaaccAGAAACTTTAAAACTTACGTATGTTGAGTTTCCATCAAAGTATGTATGGAAGTTAAAGGATCGTTGCTGGCAGCCGCGAAAAAATTATGTTGTTGTTGGAAGACTTTATTCAGTTTCTCCTTCTCTTGGTGAAGCTTATTACCTTAGAATTCTTCTAACCAAAGTTAAGGGTCCACGATCATTTGAAGAAATTAGAACCTATGAGGGTGTTCTTTATCCTACTTTTAGGGATGCATGTTATGCGCGTGGCCTATTAGACGATAATAACGAATACATTGAGTGTATTAAAGAGGCCAGTTTTACCGGAAATGGTCATTATCTTCGTTCATTGTTCGGTACACTTCTTTTGTCTAATACTCTATCAAGACCAGAAATTGTTTGGGAGAAGACCTGGGAGTTTTTGTCGGAGGACATTTTATACAACATGCGGAAGGATTCTGGGTTTAGTg GTTTTGCTGTCTCAGACGAGCGTTTAAAGAATATAACGTTGTCTAAAATCGAAAACTATCTTATCCATAATGGATCCAGCTTGCATAGATTCTCACCAATGCCTGTTCCAGATGAAGATTCCACATTATATGAGGCTAACCGTCTAATAAATGAGGAGCTTTCTTGGGATAAGGATGAAGTTAGGGTTGAATTCAATAAGCTTCATAATTCTTTAAATGATGATCAAAGAGCAGTGTATAATGAGATTATGAGTGCTGTTGGAT GTAAGACATTTCTTTGGAAAACTTTAGTTGCTTCCATAAGATGCAATGGACATATTGTTGTTAATGTTGCTTCAAGCGGGATTGCATCACTGTTGTTGTCACGAGGCCGTACCGCCCATTCAAGATTTCATATTCCGATTAATCTTACTGAAGATTCCATTTGTAATATCAAACCTAATTCTGAAATCGCTAATCTTCTAGACGAAGCCAAGTTGATTATTTGGGACGAAGCACCGATGGTACACAAACATGCTTTTGAAGCTCTTGATCGTACATTGAAAGATGTTTTGAGTGTCTCCGACTCACGTAATTCTGAACTTCCCTTTGGTGGAAAGACTATTGTTTTCGGTGGAGACTTTAGGCAAATCTTACCGGTGGTACAAAACGGCATAAGGCAAGACATTGTACATGCCTCTTTATGTTCATCTTACATTTGGTCCACTTGCAAGGTTTTAAAATTGACCCGTAACATGCGTTTATCTGTTGGAAGCA GCAATATTGGTGATGGTAACGAGGGCGATTCAACTATAGAAATACCAAACGATCTTCTAATCACCGATTCAACTGATCCAATTCAAAGCTTGATTGACTTTGTATATCCATCAGTTCCTGACCGTTTTAAAGATCGTGACTACTTTTCTGAAAGAGCCATACTTGCTCCTAAAAATGAAGTTGTACATTGTATCAATGATCGTTTGCTTGCATTATTTCCCGGTGAAGAAGTAGAGTATCTTAGCTCAGATAGTCTATACCCAACTGAGGAAATTAATGATCCATTACACCAAGATTTGTATAATCCTGATGTGTTAAATAGTTTGATTGTTTCTGGCTTACCCAATCATAGATTGGTGTTAAAGTTGGGTGTCCCAGTCATGCTTTTGAGGAACATTGATCAGCAAAATGGGTTATGCAATGGTACACGTCTTCAGATCACGCGTCTTGGAAAACGTGTTATCGAGGCTGAGATACTATCTGGAGGTAACGTTGGTTCAAGAACTTACATTCCCAGAATTAGCATGATACCTTCAGACAAGAAAATACCTTTCAAATTTCAACGAAGGCAGTTTCCCATAACCGTCTGTTTTGCCATGACTATTAACAAAAGTCAAGGGCAGTCTCTTTCCAGAGTTGGTCTGTACCTAAGAGACCCCGTTTTCTCACATGGTCAGCTTTATGTTGCATTGTCGAGAGTAAAGACAAGAGATGGCGTGAAGCTTTTCATATCTGACAAAGATGGAAGGCCAACAAATACAACTGTAAATGTTATTTACAAAGAAATATTTGGAAAACTGTAG